In the Solibacillus sp. FSL K6-1523 genome, one interval contains:
- a CDS encoding PfkB family carbohydrate kinase translates to MNEKEKLVFQLIKENPYLSQQDMAQQLGMSRPALANTISSLIKKREIIGRAYVLPEKNQIIAIGGANVDRKFSIEKDVQLGTSNPATISESVGGVARNIAENLGRLGNQVSLLTTLGDDHDGQLLENSSEAYVSFDLVEKLQDEKTGSYTAVLDNTGELVIAMANMSIYTKLLPTVLEKHEATLQQASCIIIDLNCPAETVQYTKDLAKQRNIPFVIVPVSSPKMIHMPDNLNGVSYFICNRDEAETYLQVTLESMSDYEAAVRQLIQKGAQSVVLTLGEHGVLAGNHEKIQHFEAVKTTDIIDVTGAGDAFVSAFLHGVINDEDLEVAIQLGLINASKTLQSEKTVRTDLTNEALNHWRELL, encoded by the coding sequence ATGAATGAAAAGGAAAAATTAGTCTTCCAACTAATTAAAGAAAATCCATATTTATCACAGCAAGATATGGCGCAACAATTAGGTATGTCTCGACCAGCATTAGCCAATACGATTTCCTCGTTAATCAAAAAAAGGGAAATCATTGGACGCGCTTATGTACTGCCTGAAAAAAATCAAATTATCGCAATCGGTGGAGCTAATGTAGACCGGAAATTTTCGATTGAAAAAGATGTCCAATTAGGCACATCTAATCCAGCTACAATTAGCGAAAGCGTCGGTGGCGTTGCACGTAATATTGCAGAAAATTTAGGACGACTAGGCAATCAAGTTTCATTATTAACGACACTTGGTGATGATCATGATGGTCAGCTTCTTGAAAATTCTAGCGAAGCCTATGTAAGTTTTGATCTTGTAGAAAAACTTCAAGATGAAAAAACAGGATCCTACACAGCAGTACTAGATAATACAGGTGAACTCGTTATTGCTATGGCGAATATGTCGATTTATACAAAGCTTCTGCCAACTGTACTAGAAAAACATGAGGCAACATTGCAACAAGCGAGTTGTATTATCATTGATTTAAATTGCCCAGCAGAGACAGTTCAATATACGAAGGATTTAGCTAAACAGCGAAATATTCCTTTTGTCATCGTGCCGGTATCATCACCTAAGATGATTCACATGCCTGATAATTTAAACGGTGTAAGTTATTTTATTTGTAATCGTGATGAGGCGGAAACATATTTACAAGTAACACTTGAAAGTATGTCGGATTATGAAGCGGCAGTTCGACAGTTAATACAAAAGGGTGCACAATCAGTTGTATTAACACTTGGAGAACACGGTGTATTAGCAGGTAATCATGAAAAAATCCAACATTTCGAAGCCGTAAAGACTACGGATATTATCGATGTTACGGGTGCGGGAGATGCATTTGTTAGTGCCTTTTTACATGGGGTCATAAATGATGAGGACCTCGAAGTAGCGATTCAGCTAGGATTAATCAATGCATCAAAAACATTGCAATCGGAAAAAACAGTAAGAACAGATTTAACAAATGAAGCATTAAATCATTGGAGGGAATTATTATGA
- a CDS encoding DUF1128 domain-containing protein: MELSNPTQENVIFMIEQIKEKLRMVNVDAMQADQFNAEKYEDLLYLYEMVMKRESFSLSEMNAIVSELGELRK; encoded by the coding sequence ATGGAATTATCAAATCCAACACAAGAAAATGTTATTTTTATGATTGAACAAATTAAAGAAAAACTTCGTATGGTAAATGTTGATGCAATGCAAGCAGACCAATTTAACGCTGAAAAATACGAGGACTTATTATATTTATATGAAATGGTTATGAAGCGCGAATCATTTAGCCTAAGTGAAATGAATGCCATCGTATCAGAACTTGGTGAGCTTCGTAAATAA
- a CDS encoding YihY/virulence factor BrkB family protein, with amino-acid sequence MNEKETVKDKLALVKSYVSPEPASIDMLTTKGFIQDLIYRIRRSDMSGMGAQLAFFFLLSFFPMLIFMVTLLPYLNLEQGQVFDFLNTIMPDEVYGFIEGTLVDVLNKQNSGLLSIGILGTIWSASKGVDALMKALNRAYDVEGKVNLKNRLWSLIFTVSLVAVILLALVLPVFGQQIGRIVFSYFGVTSTFEEIWNFVRWIMPPALISIVLIAMYWIVPNTNPRLTIISVLPGAIFATAGWLILTYGFSFYISNFGNYSKTYGSIGGIIILMLWLYFTGMVLILGGLLNATVQKRQIAKKVQVESVY; translated from the coding sequence ATGAATGAAAAAGAAACTGTAAAAGATAAATTGGCGCTCGTTAAGTCCTATGTTTCACCAGAACCTGCATCAATTGATATGTTAACGACAAAGGGATTTATACAAGATTTAATCTATCGAATACGGAGAAGTGATATGAGTGGGATGGGTGCCCAATTAGCTTTTTTCTTCTTACTGTCATTCTTTCCGATGCTCATATTTATGGTGACATTGTTGCCTTATTTGAATTTAGAGCAAGGTCAAGTGTTTGATTTTTTGAATACTATTATGCCAGATGAAGTATATGGCTTTATAGAAGGTACATTGGTAGATGTGTTAAATAAACAAAATAGTGGATTATTATCTATTGGTATTTTAGGGACAATCTGGTCAGCCTCAAAAGGAGTAGACGCGTTGATGAAAGCTTTGAACCGCGCGTATGATGTAGAGGGAAAAGTAAATTTAAAAAATCGTCTATGGTCATTAATCTTCACCGTTTCATTAGTGGCTGTCATTTTGTTAGCACTCGTACTGCCCGTATTTGGTCAGCAAATTGGCCGCATCGTATTTAGCTATTTTGGTGTGACTAGTACATTTGAAGAGATTTGGAATTTTGTACGTTGGATTATGCCACCAGCATTAATTAGTATTGTCTTAATAGCAATGTACTGGATTGTCCCAAACACTAATCCGAGATTGACGATCATAAGTGTATTACCAGGAGCGATTTTTGCAACAGCTGGCTGGCTTATATTAACTTATGGGTTTTCATTTTACATTAGTAACTTTGGGAATTACAGTAAGACGTATGGCAGTATAGGTGGGATCATTATTTTAATGTTGTGGCTGTACTTTACTGGAATGGTTTTAATATTAGGTGGACTTTTAAACGCTACCGTTCAAAAGCGACAAATCGCGAAGAAGGTGCAAGTAGAAAGTGTATATTGA
- a CDS encoding L-cystine transporter, protein MNFLVLLNVALLLLIVAFLYYLNSKHVKFSNRVFLGLGLGILLGLGLQFVYGAGSDALNETMPWYNIIGNGYVKLLQMIAMPLVFISILTAFTKVTAGKNFGKAAAIILTVLIGTTAVAAGIGIVTTVAFDLDATQIIQGEKEVARGEMMTERSADVASLPDQILTMFPANPFADLTGARATSTIGVVIFAAFLGFSYLTLRRKEEETAANVKKGVDALYGLIMGVVRIVLRLTPYGVLALMARTVATSDFGAIMDLGKFVIASYVALIVMFLLHLLIVSLTGLNPLTYVKKTAEVLLFAFTSRSSAGALPLNIQTQTKRLGIPDGIANFAGSFGLSIGQNGCAGIYPAMLAVMIAPTVGINPLSPSFLVSLILIVAISSFGVAGVGGGATFAAIIVLSAMDLPIALAGVLISVEPLIDMGRTALNVSGSMVSGIVSSRATNELDTKVYNESAENAPLVQ, encoded by the coding sequence TTGAACTTTTTAGTGTTATTGAATGTTGCGCTCTTATTACTCATTGTTGCGTTTTTATATTACTTAAATTCAAAGCATGTGAAATTCTCTAATCGTGTTTTTCTTGGTTTAGGATTGGGGATTTTATTAGGTTTAGGATTACAATTCGTTTATGGGGCTGGATCAGATGCGCTCAATGAAACGATGCCTTGGTATAATATCATAGGCAATGGGTATGTAAAATTACTACAAATGATTGCGATGCCTTTAGTATTTATTTCAATTTTAACGGCATTTACGAAAGTGACGGCTGGTAAAAACTTTGGTAAAGCAGCTGCTATTATTTTAACTGTATTAATAGGAACTACAGCAGTTGCAGCTGGTATAGGTATTGTGACAACTGTTGCGTTTGATCTAGATGCTACGCAAATTATACAAGGTGAAAAGGAAGTTGCCCGTGGAGAAATGATGACAGAGCGTTCAGCAGACGTTGCATCGTTGCCAGATCAAATTTTAACGATGTTCCCGGCGAATCCATTTGCTGATTTAACAGGTGCTCGTGCTACTTCAACAATCGGGGTTGTTATATTTGCAGCATTTTTAGGTTTTAGTTATTTAACATTGCGCCGTAAAGAAGAAGAGACGGCAGCGAATGTAAAAAAAGGTGTGGACGCACTTTACGGATTAATTATGGGTGTCGTTCGTATTGTATTACGCTTAACGCCGTATGGGGTACTAGCGCTTATGGCGCGTACAGTAGCAACGAGTGATTTCGGAGCTATTATGGATTTAGGGAAATTCGTAATTGCTTCTTATGTCGCATTAATAGTAATGTTCTTATTGCATTTATTAATCGTTTCCCTAACAGGTTTAAATCCTTTAACATATGTGAAAAAGACAGCAGAAGTATTATTATTTGCCTTTACTTCACGCTCAAGTGCTGGTGCGCTTCCATTAAATATTCAAACACAAACGAAGCGCCTTGGCATTCCAGATGGGATTGCTAACTTTGCGGGATCATTTGGTTTATCGATTGGTCAAAATGGCTGTGCGGGTATATATCCAGCGATGTTAGCAGTAATGATAGCGCCGACTGTTGGTATTAATCCATTATCACCGTCATTCCTCGTATCGTTAATTTTAATTGTGGCAATTAGTTCATTTGGTGTTGCTGGTGTAGGTGGGGGAGCGACATTTGCAGCGATTATCGTATTATCCGCAATGGATTTACCGATTGCCCTTGCAGGTGTACTTATCTCAGTTGAACCGTTAATTGATATGGGACGTACTGCATTAAATGTAAGTGGTTCAATGGTTTCGGGGATCGTTTCAAGTCGTGCAACAAACGAGTTAGATACAAAAGTTTATAATGAGTCAGCAGAAAATGCTCCGTTAGTGCAGTAG
- a CDS encoding carboxypeptidase, whose amino-acid sequence MKKILFIVAIFAFTYTGLQWISGLFLTSNSDSDVSTNNSSMLQSAVTFGGVNYLNVFLYIVLSAIITAIIYFTVKSRRSKD is encoded by the coding sequence TTGAAAAAGATTCTATTTATAGTGGCGATTTTTGCCTTTACTTATACTGGATTACAATGGATTTCCGGTTTATTTTTAACATCTAACAGTGACTCGGATGTTAGTACAAATAATAGTTCTATGCTTCAATCCGCCGTTACATTCGGTGGCGTAAACTATTTAAATGTATTTCTTTACATAGTATTATCCGCTATTATTACGGCCATTATTTATTTCACAGTAAAAAGCAGACGTTCAAAAGATTAA
- a CDS encoding heavy metal translocating P-type ATPase, with protein MEYSNRESLSLNEKMIEHKELIAALFSGVIILLAWRMETNEQITAAIIAYLTAFFIGGYAKAKEGILDTIESKSLNVEILMILAAIGSAIIGYWTEGAILIFIFAISGALETYAMNKSHREISALMELQPEEAWLVRGGFEPIKVAVSELKVNDHILVKPGERIPADGNIFKGVSTVDEAAITGESMPITKNINDEVFAGTVNLNGILTIRVTKPSTDTLFQKIITLVQSAQSEKSPSQQFIERFEGPYVKGVLIVVALMMFVPYYLLGWDWTTTFYRAMVLLVVASPCALVAAVMPATLSAISNGAKSGILVKGGVHFEHLSVLRVLAVDKTGTLTQGTPVVTDFIVREDLNKEDTLGIIAAIEAQSNHPLAQAIIRYAKAQNVSTIQNILIEDIPGYGMKATIDNQHYSIGKPDFVGSELASAFANGALSQLGTEGKTVVFLKDAEGIAALIAMQDVVREEAKKAVAELRELGIDVMMLTGDNETTAKAIAKEAGVTNYVAECLPETKVAHIKQFKSSYEHVGMVGDGINDAPALATASVGIAMGGGTDVALETADVILIKNDLSKIAYAIKLSRKMQRIIKQNITFSLTIIALLIISNFLQVMNLPLGVIGHEGSTILVILNGLRLLSKNV; from the coding sequence ATGGAATATTCTAATCGAGAAAGTTTATCATTAAATGAGAAAATGATTGAACATAAAGAATTAATTGCCGCTCTTTTTTCTGGTGTTATTATTCTACTAGCTTGGCGCATGGAAACAAATGAACAAATAACAGCAGCGATCATTGCGTATCTTACTGCATTTTTTATAGGTGGTTATGCAAAGGCGAAGGAAGGTATTTTAGATACGATTGAAAGTAAATCATTAAACGTTGAAATCTTAATGATTTTAGCTGCCATTGGTTCGGCTATTATTGGTTACTGGACAGAAGGTGCTATTTTAATATTCATTTTTGCTATAAGTGGTGCACTTGAAACCTATGCAATGAATAAAAGCCATCGTGAAATTTCTGCATTGATGGAATTACAGCCTGAGGAAGCTTGGTTAGTACGTGGTGGGTTTGAACCAATTAAAGTGGCTGTAAGTGAGTTAAAAGTAAATGATCATATTTTAGTAAAACCTGGGGAGCGGATTCCTGCAGATGGCAACATATTTAAAGGTGTTTCCACTGTTGATGAGGCCGCTATTACTGGGGAGTCTATGCCTATTACAAAAAATATCAATGATGAGGTTTTTGCAGGCACTGTTAATTTAAACGGCATATTAACAATCCGTGTAACAAAACCTAGTACCGATACATTATTCCAAAAGATTATTACACTTGTGCAATCTGCGCAAAGTGAAAAGTCCCCTTCTCAGCAATTTATTGAACGATTTGAAGGACCATATGTGAAAGGTGTTTTAATCGTCGTTGCATTGATGATGTTCGTTCCCTACTATTTACTTGGTTGGGATTGGACGACAACATTTTACCGTGCCATGGTATTACTGGTTGTAGCATCGCCATGTGCACTCGTTGCAGCCGTTATGCCAGCAACATTATCCGCTATATCAAATGGTGCAAAAAGCGGTATTTTAGTAAAAGGTGGCGTGCATTTTGAACATTTAAGCGTTCTTCGCGTTCTTGCTGTTGATAAAACAGGTACATTAACACAAGGTACTCCCGTTGTAACCGATTTTATCGTCCGTGAAGATTTAAACAAAGAAGATACATTGGGAATTATTGCGGCCATTGAAGCACAATCAAATCACCCCCTTGCACAAGCAATTATACGCTACGCAAAGGCACAAAATGTATCCACTATCCAAAATATTTTAATTGAAGACATTCCCGGCTATGGAATGAAGGCAACAATTGACAATCAGCATTATTCCATTGGGAAACCGGACTTTGTTGGAAGCGAGTTAGCAAGCGCATTTGCCAATGGTGCATTAAGCCAATTAGGTACTGAAGGGAAAACAGTCGTATTTTTAAAAGATGCAGAAGGAATTGCAGCGCTAATTGCTATGCAAGATGTTGTACGTGAAGAAGCTAAGAAAGCCGTTGCTGAGTTACGAGAGCTTGGAATTGATGTCATGATGCTAACTGGGGATAACGAAACAACAGCTAAAGCTATCGCAAAAGAAGCGGGCGTTACAAACTATGTAGCGGAATGCTTACCCGAAACAAAGGTAGCGCATATTAAACAGTTTAAATCATCTTATGAACATGTAGGAATGGTTGGAGACGGTATTAATGATGCACCTGCTCTAGCAACAGCTTCAGTCGGGATTGCTATGGGCGGCGGTACAGATGTCGCTTTAGAGACAGCAGATGTAATCTTAATTAAAAATGACCTATCGAAAATTGCCTATGCGATAAAACTATCTCGCAAAATGCAACGAATCATTAAACAAAATATCACCTTCTCTTTAACTATCATTGCACTATTAATCATTTCGAACTTTTTACAAGTAATGAACTTACCTCTTGGTGTTATCGGACATGAAGGGAGTACGATTTTAGTTATATTAAATGGGTTACGTTTATTAAGTAAAAATGTCTAA
- the rlmD gene encoding 23S rRNA (uracil(1939)-C(5))-methyltransferase RlmD has translation MSDVKMEVGQKFPLTIKRLGINGEGVGFYKRNVVFVKNAIPGEEVTVKLTKLQKNFAEAEILTIRKESEFRQEAPCPVYSECGGCQLQHMTYDHQLLHKRDLVVQALEKYAKEIAAKTEIRSTIGMENPWNYRNKSQFQVRKEGKRVYAGLFAENTNELLNINDCLVQHPLTSKITVGVRKALQKLNITIYDGKNLNGLVRTIVVRTGVKSGETQVCLVTTRNELPHKAELIERIKKIDPSIVSITQNVNRDKSSLIFGEDTFVLDGEMAIREKLGEFAFDLSTRAFFQLNPEQTVHLYNEIKKAAALTGKENVVDAYCGVGTIGMWLADGAREVRGMDNVDEAIADAKYNARSNANLQHVRFFPGSADKWLFRWSKEGYRPDVISVDPPRTGLEPGFIKTVLNIKPKTFVYTSCNPSTLARDLQELSKIYDVEYIQPIDMFPQTAQVEAVCRLVLRK, from the coding sequence ATGAGTGACGTAAAAATGGAAGTCGGGCAAAAATTCCCGCTTACGATAAAGAGACTCGGAATTAATGGAGAAGGTGTCGGGTTTTACAAGCGCAATGTTGTATTCGTAAAAAATGCAATTCCTGGCGAAGAAGTAACCGTAAAGCTAACGAAATTACAAAAGAATTTCGCCGAGGCTGAAATACTAACAATCCGTAAAGAAAGTGAATTTCGTCAAGAAGCACCTTGCCCTGTTTATTCAGAGTGTGGGGGCTGTCAGTTACAGCATATGACATATGACCACCAACTCCTTCATAAGCGTGATTTGGTCGTGCAAGCATTAGAAAAGTATGCAAAGGAAATTGCAGCTAAAACAGAAATCCGCTCAACAATCGGAATGGAAAACCCTTGGAATTACCGCAATAAATCACAGTTCCAAGTACGTAAAGAAGGTAAACGTGTTTATGCTGGTTTATTTGCTGAAAATACAAATGAATTATTAAATATTAATGATTGCTTAGTACAACATCCTTTAACTTCAAAAATTACAGTCGGTGTACGAAAAGCATTACAAAAGTTAAATATCACTATTTATGACGGCAAAAACTTAAATGGTTTAGTGCGTACAATTGTCGTTCGTACAGGAGTGAAATCTGGCGAAACACAAGTTTGTCTTGTAACGACTCGCAATGAGTTGCCTCATAAAGCGGAATTAATCGAGCGTATAAAAAAAATCGATCCATCGATTGTGTCTATAACGCAGAACGTCAATCGCGATAAATCTTCGTTAATTTTTGGCGAAGACACATTCGTATTAGATGGAGAAATGGCGATTCGTGAAAAATTAGGCGAGTTTGCATTTGATTTATCAACACGCGCTTTCTTCCAGTTAAATCCAGAACAAACAGTGCATTTATACAATGAAATTAAAAAGGCTGCCGCGCTTACAGGTAAAGAAAATGTTGTAGATGCTTATTGCGGTGTTGGAACGATCGGCATGTGGCTAGCAGACGGGGCACGTGAAGTTCGCGGGATGGATAATGTTGATGAGGCCATTGCCGATGCAAAATATAATGCACGTTCAAATGCCAACTTACAACATGTTCGCTTTTTCCCTGGCTCTGCTGATAAATGGCTGTTCCGCTGGTCAAAAGAAGGCTATCGACCAGATGTCATTTCAGTTGACCCACCACGTACAGGCTTAGAACCAGGCTTTATTAAAACGGTATTAAATATCAAGCCGAAAACTTTCGTTTATACATCATGCAACCCATCTACACTGGCGCGTGATTTACAAGAGCTTTCGAAAATCTATGACGTAGAATATATTCAACCGATTGATATGTTCCCACAAACTGCTCAAGTAGAAGCTGTTTGTCGACTTGTTTTACGTAAATAA
- a CDS encoding VOC family protein, with protein sequence MGRVVHFEFHVDNMDRAKIFYGNVFDWKFEDWSEYAGMPYFGVTTGDNQELGINGALMQRQSAPPALGQGVNSAVCTMGVENYDETAAKILENGGQVAMPKYALPGMAWQGYFIDTENNIFGLHQPDPNAK encoded by the coding sequence ATGGGACGTGTCGTACATTTTGAATTTCATGTAGATAATATGGACCGCGCTAAAATATTTTATGGTAATGTTTTTGACTGGAAGTTCGAGGACTGGAGTGAGTATGCAGGTATGCCTTATTTCGGTGTTACGACTGGAGATAATCAAGAGCTAGGTATTAATGGTGCACTTATGCAACGTCAAAGTGCACCACCAGCGCTTGGACAAGGTGTAAATTCTGCCGTATGTACAATGGGCGTAGAAAATTACGATGAAACAGCAGCAAAAATATTAGAAAATGGTGGGCAAGTTGCGATGCCTAAATACGCATTACCTGGCATGGCTTGGCAAGGATATTTCATCGACACCGAAAACAATATTTTTGGTCTTCACCAACCAGATCCAAACGCGAAATAA
- a CDS encoding SE1561 family protein, with amino-acid sequence MNPITNKEQQVTYLKERLEIFLEVLDAIDPETTELDDIDRLIKMMDDLEDKMDQFQSRESNE; translated from the coding sequence ATGAATCCAATTACAAATAAAGAACAACAAGTTACTTACTTAAAAGAACGTTTAGAAATCTTCCTTGAGGTATTAGATGCAATTGACCCTGAAACAACTGAACTAGACGATATCGATCGCTTAATCAAAATGATGGACGATTTAGAAGATAAAATGGATCAATTCCAATCTCGCGAATCAAACGAATAA
- a CDS encoding pseudouridine-5'-phosphate glycosidase, producing MKQYLSYSQEVLEAKEKGLPVIALESTIISHGMPYPQNVKTAREVEQIIRDGGAVPATIAIIDGQIKIGLSDEELEMFGNAQGVAKASRRDIGYLLATKKIGATTVAATMICAELAGIELFVTGGIGGVHRGAETTMDISADLEELAMTNVAVVCAGAKSILDIGLTLEYLETKGVPVIGYGTDKLPAFYTSESEFDVNFRSDSPAETAAILRAKWDLGLRGGALVANPIPAEDSIEASFINGIVENALAEAVQQGIAGKDVTPFLLGKVKELTEGKSLEANIALVKNNARVGAEIAVELIK from the coding sequence ATGAAACAATATTTATCATATTCACAAGAGGTTTTAGAAGCAAAAGAAAAAGGATTACCTGTTATTGCATTAGAGTCAACAATCATTTCACATGGTATGCCATACCCGCAAAATGTAAAAACTGCTCGTGAAGTAGAACAAATTATTCGTGATGGTGGCGCGGTTCCGGCAACAATTGCTATTATCGATGGGCAAATTAAAATCGGTTTATCGGATGAAGAACTAGAAATGTTCGGTAATGCACAAGGTGTTGCAAAAGCATCTCGTCGTGATATCGGTTATTTATTAGCAACGAAAAAAATTGGTGCTACAACTGTAGCGGCAACAATGATTTGTGCTGAATTAGCAGGAATCGAATTATTCGTTACAGGTGGTATCGGTGGTGTTCACCGTGGTGCAGAAACAACGATGGATATTTCAGCTGACTTAGAAGAATTAGCGATGACAAATGTAGCGGTTGTTTGTGCAGGCGCAAAATCGATTTTAGATATCGGTTTAACATTAGAATACTTAGAAACAAAAGGTGTACCTGTTATCGGTTACGGTACGGATAAATTACCAGCATTCTACACAAGCGAAAGTGAATTTGATGTTAACTTCCGTTCAGATTCTCCAGCAGAAACAGCTGCAATTTTACGTGCAAAGTGGGATTTAGGACTGCGCGGTGGGGCATTAGTAGCAAACCCAATTCCAGCAGAAGACTCAATCGAAGCAAGTTTTATTAATGGAATTGTTGAAAATGCATTAGCAGAAGCAGTACAACAAGGAATCGCAGGGAAAGATGTGACTCCATTCCTATTAGGTAAAGTAAAAGAATTAACAGAAGGTAAATCATTAGAGGCGAACATTGCATTAGTAAAAAATAACGCACGTGTTGGCGCGGAAATCGCTGTTGAATTAATTAAATAG
- a CDS encoding YtxH domain-containing protein yields MSKSKLLPFVVIGAVVGATISMFDKTTRQHTVETSKKVKGTVTYYAENREELMEIVGGKVQQAQNLYSTVNNNVQNLLQGQDPNELKTLPGTIQGLVSETIQAFSKKDNQQS; encoded by the coding sequence ATGAGTAAAAGTAAATTACTACCGTTTGTTGTAATAGGTGCAGTAGTTGGTGCAACGATAAGTATGTTCGATAAGACAACGCGTCAGCATACTGTAGAAACATCGAAAAAAGTAAAAGGGACAGTAACGTATTATGCAGAAAATCGTGAAGAGTTAATGGAAATAGTAGGTGGAAAAGTTCAACAAGCGCAAAATTTATATAGTACAGTAAATAATAATGTACAAAATTTATTACAAGGACAAGACCCTAATGAGCTAAAAACATTGCCAGGTACAATTCAAGGTTTGGTTTCAGAAACAATTCAAGCGTTTTCTAAAAAGGATAATCAGCAGAGCTAA
- a CDS encoding fumarate hydratase, which yields MSYLDTLEQSLYNLITETSTNLPKDVRRAIKKAKQAENAGTRAAMSLDTITNNIVMAEDNVSPICQDTGLPTFKVYTPVGVNQLEIKAAIKKAIVATTADAKLRPNSVDSLTGKNSGDNLGEGLPVIKFEQWENDYITIKLILKGGGCENKNIQYSLPAELEGLGRAGRDLDGIRKCILHSVWQAQGQGCSAGFIGVGIGGDRSSGYDLAKEQLFRSTEDVNENPELAKLEEYIVEKSNTLGVGTMGFGGETTLLGCKIGVMHRIPASFYVSVAYNCWAYRRMAIDINPTTGEITNWHYQDGEKITFKEQDVASQVEETTNEIIKLTAPISEEQIRSLKVGDVVSIDGRMYTGRDAIHHHLMGEDVVAPVDLNGQIIYHCGPVMAKDETGNWVVKAAGPTTSMREEPYQGDIMKRYGIRAVIGKGGMGPKTLKALGEHGGVYLNAIGGAAQYYADCIKSVDGVDLMEFGIPEAMWHLGVEGFTAVVTMDSHGNSLHADVEKSSLDKLALHAERIF from the coding sequence ATGTCATATTTAGATACATTAGAACAAAGTCTTTACAATTTAATTACTGAAACATCTACAAATTTACCAAAAGATGTTCGCCGCGCGATCAAAAAAGCAAAGCAAGCTGAAAACGCTGGTACACGTGCTGCGATGAGTTTAGATACAATCACTAACAATATCGTAATGGCTGAAGATAATGTTTCGCCAATTTGCCAAGATACAGGATTACCAACTTTCAAAGTTTATACTCCAGTTGGCGTAAACCAACTTGAAATTAAGGCAGCCATTAAAAAAGCGATTGTTGCAACAACTGCTGATGCAAAATTACGTCCTAACTCAGTGGACTCATTAACTGGTAAAAACTCTGGTGACAACCTAGGTGAGGGCCTTCCAGTAATTAAGTTCGAGCAATGGGAAAATGACTATATTACAATCAAGCTAATCCTTAAAGGTGGCGGCTGTGAAAATAAAAACATCCAATACTCTTTACCTGCTGAATTAGAAGGTTTAGGTCGTGCTGGACGTGACTTAGACGGCATCCGTAAATGTATCCTTCACTCAGTATGGCAAGCTCAAGGACAAGGCTGTTCAGCTGGCTTCATCGGTGTTGGGATTGGTGGCGACCGCTCTTCTGGATATGATCTTGCAAAAGAACAATTATTCCGTTCTACAGAAGATGTAAATGAAAATCCAGAACTTGCAAAATTAGAAGAATACATTGTAGAAAAATCAAATACTTTAGGTGTTGGTACAATGGGCTTCGGCGGTGAAACAACTTTATTAGGTTGTAAAATCGGCGTAATGCACCGTATCCCAGCTTCATTCTACGTTTCTGTAGCGTACAACTGTTGGGCATACCGTCGCATGGCAATCGACATTAACCCTACAACTGGTGAAATCACGAACTGGCACTACCAAGACGGTGAAAAGATTACATTTAAAGAACAAGATGTAGCTTCTCAAGTGGAAGAAACAACGAACGAAATTATTAAATTAACTGCTCCAATCTCAGAAGAACAAATTCGTTCACTAAAAGTGGGTGACGTTGTGTCAATCGACGGTCGCATGTACACAGGCCGCGACGCAATCCACCATCACTTAATGGGTGAAGATGTGGTAGCTCCTGTTGACTTAAACGGTCAAATTATTTATCACTGTGGTCCTGTAATGGCGAAAGACGAAACTGGTAACTGGGTAGTAAAAGCAGCTGGTCCAACAACTTCAATGCGTGAAGAGCCTTACCAAGGTGATATTATGAAACGCTATGGTATCCGCGCTGTTATTGGTAAAGGCGGCATGGGTCCAAAAACGTTAAAAGCTTTAGGCGAACACGGCGGCGTTTACTTAAATGCAATCGGTGGTGCGGCACAGTACTACGCAGACTGCATTAAATCAGTTGACGGAGTAGACTTAATGGAATTCGGTATTCCAGAAGCAATGTGGCACTTAGGTGTTGAAGGCTTCACAGCAGTTGTAACGATGGACTCTCACGGTAACTCATTACACGCTGATGTTGAAAAATCATCTTTAGACAAATTAGCATTACATGCTGAACGCATATTCTAA